ATCGAGCAGATTTCCGGGCGCATCCGGGCCCGGTTGGAGGGCCGAATCCACCTGTCGCGCCAGCAGCGGACCGAGGAAGCGGAACGCCGCGAGGCCGAGCGGCGCAAGGCCGCCGCGGAGCGCGCCGTGCAGATGGCGGAGCTCTCCGACGCCGAACGCCGCCGCGCCGAGGCCGAGGCCGAGCAGCGCGACCAGGAACAGCGGGCGCACGAAGCGCGGGAGGTCGCGCGCCAGGAGCATCGACGGCGCCTGGAGGAGGACGCCGCCAGGGCCGAGCGCGCGGCGCGGGAGCGGGCGCAGGGGGCCGGGGATCTGTCTTCGCGGCTCGCCCCGACCGACCGGCCGGCGGCACGGCCGGGGCAGGCGTCTGATTCGGCCGCGACGCCGCGCCCCGCTTCGCCGGGTTCCGCGGCTTCCCCGGCACCGGCACCGGCTTCGACTCCCCCTTCGGACTCCCCTCCCTCTTCGTCTTCTTCTTCCTCTTCGCACGCCGAGGACATCACAGCGCCTTCCGTACGCAGCGAATGGGAAGTGCCGGACTACGTCGCCCAGCCGGAGTTCGACGAGGAACCGGAACAGGACGCCCTGTCGATGGCGGACGAACTGTTCGGAGCCCGGCACCAGTCGCGGCACAGCGGGGACGACGCATGAGCGGCGAGGGCGCGGGGTTCCAGCCCTACGGCGTCTGGACCGACCTGGTCGGCCAGGACCACGTCAGCGCCGAGCTGGCGCAGGCCGCGCTCGACCACGGCATGACGCACGCCTGGCTGCTGACCGGCCCGCCCGGTTCCGGCCGCTCCACGGCGGCGCGCGCGTTCGCGGCGGCTTTGCAGTGCACGACGGAGAGCGAGCCCGGCTGCGGCCACTGCCTGGGCTGCCGCACTGTCCTGGACGGCACCCATCCCGACGTGCTGCAGCTGGCCACCGACCAGCTCTCGATCGGCGTGGCCGACACCCGCGGCCTGGTACGGCGCGCGTCGATGACCCCGGCCTCGGGCCGCTGGCAGGTGCTGATGATCGAGGACGCGGACCGGCTCACGGAGGCGGCCGGCAACGTGCTGCTGAAGGCCGTCGAGGAGCCCTCGCCCCGCACCGTGTGGATCCTGTGCGCCCCGGGCCGCGACGACATGCTGCCCACGATCCGTTCCCGCTGCCGGCACCTGCTGCTGCGCACACCGCCGTCGACGGCGGTCGCGGAGATCCTGGTACGCCGCGACGGAGTGGACCCGATCCGCGCCCGCGAGGCGGCCCGCGCGGCCCAGGGACACATCGGGCGCGCCAAGCGGCTGGCGACGGACGACGAGGCGCGGGCCAAGCGAACCGAGGTGCTGGCTCTGGCCTCCTCCCTGACCGACATGGGCTCGGCCCTGTCGGCGGCGCAGAAGCTGGTCGACGCGACCATCTCCGAGGCCAAGCGCGAGGCCGAGGAGCGCAACACTGTGGAGACCGCGGAGCTGCGACTGGCTCTGGGCTTCCAGGAGGGGTCGCGCAAAGCGGTTCCGGGCGCGGCCGGTGCGCTGAAGGATCTGGAGTCGCGGCAGAAGAAGCGCGCGACCCGGATGCAGCGCGACGCCCTGGACCTGGCGTTGGTGGACCTCGCGGCGTTCTACCGGGACGTGCTGGCGGTACAGCTCGGCGCGCTCGGCGGGGCGGGCGGCGACGTCACCGAGCCGATCCACGACGACCAGTACGCGGCCGTCCGCAAGGTCGCCGCGTCGGGGACGCCTGAGGCGACGCTGCGGCGGATCGAGGCGGTGCTGGCGTGCCGGAAGGCGGTGGAGCGGAACGTGGCACCGCTGCTCGCTGTGGAGGCTATGGCGGTGAGTCTCCGGTAGGGACGACAGTGTGTCCCTGGTAGAGGTTCGCTAAACGGGGCTATGGGCTATGGGCTATACGGCTACGCGCCACGGCCGCACGGCCGCCACAGGAGTCGCCTCGCGGCTGGCCCGTTCCCGGTGTTCCTTAGGGCTGATACCGCGCACTCTCTTGAAGGCTGCGCTCAACGCGAACGCACTGCCATACCCGACTTGTTCGGCCACTGACGCGATCGTCGCCGCGGGGTCACGCAGCAGGTCCGCGGACAGCGCGAGCCGCCAGTTCGCCAAGTAGGCCATCGGTGGCTCGCCCACCTCGGCCGTGAAGCGCCGGGCGAGGGCGGCGCGCGAGACGTGCGCGGCGTCGGCGAGGGCTGCGACGGTCCACGGGTGGGCGGGGTCGTCGTGGATCAGGCGCAGCGCCGTCCCGACCACCGGATCGTCCTGCGCGCGGTACCAGGCGGGGGTCTCCACGTCGGGACGTGCGAGCCAGGTCCGCAGCGCGACCACCGTCAGCAGGTCCAGCAGGCGGTCCAGGACGGCGTCCTGGCCGGGGGTGTCGCGGGCCACCTCGTCGGCCAGCAGCGGGATCAGCGGCGTGTCGCACTCGCCGTCGCGCAGCACCGCCAGCGGCGGGAGCGCGGCCAGCAGCGGCGCGCAGATCTCGCTGAGGACCTGATACGTGCCGGTGACCAGGACGGTGGCGCCGTCGGGGGCGTTGCCCCAACTGCGCGTGCCCAAGGAGCGGAGGTCGCCGAGTTCCTCGCCGTCGGGGGTGGTGCAGCGCTGGCCGGGGTGGATGACGGCCTGCGGCTCGGTGGCAGGGTCGTCGGCGAAGACGTACGGGTCCGGGCCGCGCAGGATCGCCAGGTCGCCCCGGTCCAGGCGGGTCGGCGCGGCGGTGTCCGGGACCACCCAGGCGGCCCCCGCGATCACGGCGACCAGGGTCAGCGGCGCCTGGTCCCGGACCCGCAGCGACCACGGCGGGGTGAGCAGCGACCGCAGCAGGAAGGCACCGTCGGCACGCGGTCCGTTGAGCAAGCCGGCTATGACGTCCATGCTTCGACTGTAGACGATCGCGTATGGATACGTGGAGTCTGGACCATTCTGAATCTCACGCGCGACGGCTGTACTTGAGTCATGAACACGAACGAGAACACGGACAGGAACACGGACAAGGGCCTGGTCCTCGTCCTCGGCGCGTCCGGGAAGACCGGCCGCCGGGTGGCCGACCGCCTGGAGGCCGCCGGCGTGGCGGTGCGGCGCGGCTCCCGCTCGGCGAGCCCGGCCTTCGACTGGGAGGACGCGGCGACGTGGCCCGCGGTGCTGAAGGGCGTCACGAGCGTCTACGTGTCCTTCTTCCCAGACCTGGCCGTGCCGGGGGCGCCCGAAGCGGTGGCGGCGTTCAGCGCGCAGGCCCGGCGGGCCGGGGTGCGGCGGGTCGTGCTGCTGTCGGGGCGCGGCGAGAAGGAGGCACAGCGGGCCGAGGAGGCCGTCGCGGCGTCGGGGTTGGAGTGGACGGTGGTGCGCTCCAGCTGGTTCGCGCAGAACTTCTCCGAGGGCGCTTTCCTGGAGTCGGTGCTGTCGGGCGAGGTCGTGCTGCCGGTCGGGGATGTCCGGGAGCCGTTCATCGACGTCGAGGACATCGCCGATGTCGCAGTCGCCGCACTCACCGGGGACGGGCACCTCGGGCAGGTCTACGAGGTGACCGGACCGCGCCTGCTGACGTTCGCGGAGGCGGTAAACGCTATAGCGGAGTCCTCAGGACGCGAGATCACGTTTACCTCGGTTCCGCTTGACGCGTTCACCGCGTACCTCACGGAGGCAGGCGAGGACCCGGCGGCGATCGAGATATTCACGTACCTCTTCACGGAGGTTCTGGACGGCCGCAACGCTTACGTGGCCGACGGAGTGGGTCGCGCTATTGGGAGACCGCCGCGGGACTTCACGGAGTACACACGCACCGCCGCCGAGAACGGAGTCTGGAAGTGAAGACGCGCATGAGCGGCAGCGGCATCCTGGCCGCCGCGACAGTCGTGACCGGGCTCATCGCCGGGGTCTACTACGCCTTCGCCTGCTCGGTGATGCTGGGGCTCGGTGCCTCCGGCGACCGGACGTTCATCGAGGCGATGCAGAACATCAACAAGAAGATCGAGAACCCGGTGTTCTTCCTGACCTTCTTCGGCGCCCTGGTCCTCCTGGCCTGGGCCCTGCGCACCTTCCGCCACGACCGCAAGCTGCGCCTGTGGATCGCCGCCGGACTCGCGCTCTACACCGTCGGCCTGCTGACCACGATGGCGGTCAACATCCCGCTGAACAACCAACTGGCCGGCGCCGGCGCGGCAGCGACGATCAAGGACCCCGCCGCCGTCCGCGCCCGGTTCGAGGACACGTGGAACGCGTGGAACATCGCGAGGGCGCTGCTCAGCACGGGCGCTGCCGCGTGCCTGGCGCGGGCGCTGCTGATAGCCGGCCGCCGCGACGAGGCGCCGCGGGCCGAGGCTCAGGTCCAGTCACAGATGTGGAGCGCTGTTTGACCGGCTGGAGGAGGTGGGCTGTGGGGACGGTCCTGTGGGATTCGCTAAGGGAATCCCACAGGACCGTTTCGCTATGCGTCAGCCTGTGCCCACGGATTCGGCCCACGCCGCCAAGGCTTCGAAGTCCTCGGTCACCAAACCGATCGCCGGGT
This genomic window from Catenulispora sp. GP43 contains:
- a CDS encoding NAD(P)H-binding protein, with amino-acid sequence MNTNENTDRNTDKGLVLVLGASGKTGRRVADRLEAAGVAVRRGSRSASPAFDWEDAATWPAVLKGVTSVYVSFFPDLAVPGAPEAVAAFSAQARRAGVRRVVLLSGRGEKEAQRAEEAVAASGLEWTVVRSSWFAQNFSEGAFLESVLSGEVVLPVGDVREPFIDVEDIADVAVAALTGDGHLGQVYEVTGPRLLTFAEAVNAIAESSGREITFTSVPLDAFTAYLTEAGEDPAAIEIFTYLFTEVLDGRNAYVADGVGRAIGRPPRDFTEYTRTAAENGVWK
- a CDS encoding AraC family transcriptional regulator codes for the protein MDVIAGLLNGPRADGAFLLRSLLTPPWSLRVRDQAPLTLVAVIAGAAWVVPDTAAPTRLDRGDLAILRGPDPYVFADDPATEPQAVIHPGQRCTTPDGEELGDLRSLGTRSWGNAPDGATVLVTGTYQVLSEICAPLLAALPPLAVLRDGECDTPLIPLLADEVARDTPGQDAVLDRLLDLLTVVALRTWLARPDVETPAWYRAQDDPVVGTALRLIHDDPAHPWTVAALADAAHVSRAALARRFTAEVGEPPMAYLANWRLALSADLLRDPAATIASVAEQVGYGSAFALSAAFKRVRGISPKEHRERASREATPVAAVRPWRVAV
- a CDS encoding DUF1772 domain-containing protein — its product is MKTRMSGSGILAAATVVTGLIAGVYYAFACSVMLGLGASGDRTFIEAMQNINKKIENPVFFLTFFGALVLLAWALRTFRHDRKLRLWIAAGLALYTVGLLTTMAVNIPLNNQLAGAGAAATIKDPAAVRARFEDTWNAWNIARALLSTGAAACLARALLIAGRRDEAPRAEAQVQSQMWSAV
- a CDS encoding DNA polymerase III subunit delta', with the protein product MSGEGAGFQPYGVWTDLVGQDHVSAELAQAALDHGMTHAWLLTGPPGSGRSTAARAFAAALQCTTESEPGCGHCLGCRTVLDGTHPDVLQLATDQLSIGVADTRGLVRRASMTPASGRWQVLMIEDADRLTEAAGNVLLKAVEEPSPRTVWILCAPGRDDMLPTIRSRCRHLLLRTPPSTAVAEILVRRDGVDPIRAREAARAAQGHIGRAKRLATDDEARAKRTEVLALASSLTDMGSALSAAQKLVDATISEAKREAEERNTVETAELRLALGFQEGSRKAVPGAAGALKDLESRQKKRATRMQRDALDLALVDLAAFYRDVLAVQLGALGGAGGDVTEPIHDDQYAAVRKVAASGTPEATLRRIEAVLACRKAVERNVAPLLAVEAMAVSLR